From the genome of Flavobacterium luteolum, one region includes:
- the mfd gene encoding transcription-repair coupling factor, whose product MSKNALYTTYDNLPKAEQIAKSLLEGNQVKMNISGLLGSAVSFIIRSVFRKTELPFLIVLDNKEEAAYYLNDLEQMIGEQDVLFYPASFRRPYQIDETDNANVLLRAEVLNRINSRKKPAVIVTYPEALFEKVVTRRELDKNTLKVALNDKISIDFINEVLFEYEFKRVDFITEPGEFSVRGGIVDVFSFSNDHPYRIEFFGNEVDSIRTFDVETQLSVETHKKITIIPNVENKLFQENRESFLDYIAEKTVLFIQNTEGLFSQLDKQFARAEEAFEKLSGEIKHATPEQLFLNQASFIKRSLDFSVVELASRPVYKTTKKFEFHIQPQPSFNKQFDLLLNNLSENHFNGYVNYLFCSNDTQAKRFHDIFESLDEANSENIRKQYHTIVLPLYQGFIDEENQITAYTDHQIFERYHKFNIKNGYSKKQNITLKELTALSVGDYVTHIDHGIGKFGGLQKIQVEGKTQEAIKLVYADNDIVYVSIHSLHKISKYNGKDGTPPKIYKLGSNAWKVLKQKTKARVKHIAFNLIQLYAKRRLEKGFQFAPDSYLQNELESSFIYEDTPDQMKSTAEVKADMESDRPMDRLVCGDVGFGKTEVAIRAAFKAVDNSKQVAVLVPTTILAYQHFRTFSERLKDMPVTIGYLNRFRTAKQKTQTLKDLAEGKLDIVIGTHQLVNKNVVFKDLGLLIVDEEQKFGVNVKDKLKTIAANVDTLTLTATPIPRTLQFSLMAARDLSVITTPPPNRYPIETNVVGFNEEIIRDAISYEIQRNGQVFFINNRIENIKEVAGMIQRLVPNARVGIGHGQMDGAKLEELMLGFMNGDFDVLVATTIIESGLDVPNANTIFINNANNFGLSDLHQMRGRVGRSNKKAFCYFICPPYSSMTEDARKRIQALEQFSELGSGFNIAMKDLEIRGAGDLLGGEQSGFINEIGFDTYQKIMNEAIEELKENEFKDLYPEENDIDTKEYVKDIQIDADFELLFPDEYINNVSERLVLYNELGAIKDEAGLQEFEKKLIDRFGPLPKPAVALLNSIRIKWIATKVGIEKLVLKQGKMIGYFVSDQQSDYYQSVKFRNVLNFVQKHSNLCKMKEKQTVNGLRLLLTFENVKSIKRALELMELFEE is encoded by the coding sequence TTGAGTAAAAACGCCTTATATACTACATACGATAATCTGCCAAAAGCCGAGCAGATTGCTAAAAGTTTACTGGAAGGAAATCAGGTAAAAATGAACATCAGCGGATTGTTGGGATCTGCTGTTTCTTTTATAATACGTTCTGTTTTCAGGAAAACCGAACTGCCTTTTCTGATTGTTTTAGACAACAAAGAAGAAGCGGCATACTATCTAAACGATTTAGAACAAATGATTGGAGAACAAGATGTATTGTTTTATCCAGCTTCATTTCGCCGTCCGTACCAGATTGATGAAACAGACAACGCCAATGTTCTGCTTCGCGCGGAGGTTTTAAACAGAATTAATTCAAGAAAAAAACCAGCCGTAATTGTTACGTATCCTGAAGCACTTTTTGAAAAAGTAGTAACAAGAAGAGAACTAGATAAAAACACTTTAAAGGTTGCTTTGAACGATAAAATTTCAATTGATTTTATCAACGAAGTTTTGTTCGAATACGAATTCAAAAGAGTAGATTTCATTACAGAACCTGGCGAATTTTCTGTTCGTGGGGGAATTGTCGATGTTTTTTCTTTTTCAAATGATCATCCATATCGAATTGAGTTTTTTGGAAACGAAGTAGACAGCATCAGAACTTTTGATGTTGAAACACAGCTTTCAGTAGAAACACATAAAAAAATTACAATTATTCCGAACGTTGAGAACAAACTTTTTCAGGAAAATCGTGAAAGCTTCTTAGATTATATTGCGGAAAAAACAGTTCTTTTCATTCAAAATACTGAAGGACTTTTTAGTCAGTTAGACAAACAATTTGCAAGAGCAGAAGAAGCTTTTGAGAAACTTTCGGGAGAAATAAAACATGCAACGCCGGAACAATTGTTTTTAAATCAGGCGTCATTTATAAAAAGATCTTTAGATTTTTCGGTTGTAGAATTGGCCTCAAGACCAGTTTATAAAACAACCAAGAAATTTGAATTTCATATTCAGCCTCAGCCATCTTTCAATAAACAATTTGATTTATTACTGAATAATCTAAGCGAAAATCATTTTAACGGATACGTCAATTATCTGTTTTGTTCGAATGATACGCAAGCAAAACGTTTTCATGATATTTTTGAATCTTTGGATGAAGCCAATTCAGAAAATATCAGAAAGCAATATCATACGATTGTATTGCCTTTATACCAAGGTTTTATTGATGAAGAAAACCAAATAACGGCTTATACTGATCATCAGATTTTTGAGCGTTATCATAAATTCAACATTAAAAACGGATATTCGAAAAAGCAGAATATTACTTTAAAAGAATTAACCGCACTTTCTGTTGGCGATTATGTAACGCACATCGATCACGGAATTGGTAAGTTTGGAGGACTACAGAAAATTCAGGTTGAGGGTAAAACACAAGAAGCCATAAAATTGGTTTATGCCGATAATGATATTGTTTATGTGAGCATTCACTCACTTCATAAAATCTCCAAATACAACGGAAAAGACGGAACGCCTCCAAAAATATATAAACTAGGATCAAACGCTTGGAAGGTTTTAAAACAGAAAACCAAAGCGCGTGTCAAACATATTGCGTTCAATTTGATTCAGCTGTATGCAAAACGTCGTTTAGAAAAAGGGTTTCAGTTTGCGCCTGACAGTTATCTTCAGAACGAATTGGAAAGTTCGTTTATTTACGAAGATACGCCAGACCAAATGAAATCGACAGCAGAAGTGAAAGCCGATATGGAAAGCGATCGCCCAATGGATCGTTTGGTTTGTGGTGACGTAGGTTTTGGAAAAACGGAAGTTGCGATTCGTGCGGCTTTTAAAGCGGTTGATAATAGTAAACAAGTCGCTGTTTTAGTTCCGACGACTATTTTGGCGTATCAGCATTTTAGAACTTTTTCTGAACGTTTAAAAGATATGCCTGTTACAATTGGCTACTTAAACCGATTTAGAACGGCAAAACAAAAAACACAAACACTAAAAGATTTAGCAGAAGGAAAACTCGATATTGTGATTGGAACACATCAATTAGTAAATAAAAATGTCGTTTTTAAAGATTTAGGTTTATTGATTGTTGATGAGGAACAAAAGTTTGGAGTAAACGTAAAAGATAAATTGAAAACTATTGCTGCCAATGTCGATACGCTGACTTTGACAGCAACGCCAATTCCGAGAACTTTACAGTTTTCGTTAATGGCGGCTCGAGATTTATCGGTAATTACAACGCCTCCGCCAAACCGTTATCCTATTGAAACGAATGTGGTTGGTTTTAATGAAGAGATTATTCGTGATGCGATTTCATATGAAATTCAAAGAAATGGACAGGTTTTCTTCATCAATAACCGAATCGAAAATATAAAAGAAGTGGCAGGAATGATTCAGCGTTTGGTTCCAAATGCAAGAGTCGGAATTGGTCACGGACAAATGGACGGCGCCAAACTTGAGGAATTGATGTTAGGTTTCATGAACGGAGATTTTGATGTTTTGGTGGCAACCACAATTATAGAAAGTGGTTTGGACGTTCCAAATGCCAATACGATTTTCATCAACAATGCGAACAATTTCGGATTATCAGATTTGCACCAAATGCGTGGGCGTGTTGGTCGAAGTAATAAAAAAGCATTCTGTTATTTCATCTGTCCGCCATATTCATCTATGACCGAAGATGCTAGAAAACGTATTCAGGCGTTGGAACAATTCAGCGAATTAGGAAGCGGTTTCAACATTGCGATGAAAGATTTGGAGATTCGTGGAGCAGGAGATTTATTGGGTGGAGAACAAAGCGGTTTCATTAATGAAATTGGTTTTGATACCTACCAAAAAATCATGAACGAAGCGATTGAAGAATTGAAGGAAAACGAATTCAAAGATTTATATCCTGAGGAAAATGATATTGACACGAAAGAATACGTAAAAGACATTCAAATCGATGCTGATTTTGAGCTTTTATTTCCTGACGAATACATCAATAACGTTTCAGAACGTTTGGTTTTATATAACGAATTAGGTGCCATAAAAGACGAAGCTGGATTACAAGAATTTGAGAAAAAATTAATTGACCGTTTCGGACCATTGCCAAAACCTGCTGTTGCTTTATTAAACAGCATCAGAATAAAATGGATTGCGACAAAAGTTGGAATCGAGAAATTGGTTCTGAAGCAAGGAAAAATGATTGGTTATTTTGTATCCGATCAGCAATCAGATTATTACCAATCGGTGAAGTTTAGAAATGTCTTGAATTTCGTTCAAAAGCATAGTAATCTTTGTAAAATGAAAGAAAAACAAACCGTAAACGGATTACGTTTGTTATTGACTTTTGAGAACGTGAAGTCGATAAAACGTGCGCTGGAGTTGATGGAATTGTTTGAGGAGTAA
- a CDS encoding DUF5683 domain-containing protein yields MQNQFILLFLFLGLTTIFAQGKNKNILKDSLKSETIDPLRPAKAAFYSAVLPGLGQIYNKKYWKLPLVYGAIGTSAYLYIDNQKNYNLYRDEYKSRLEGKKSDSEFLAGLSESQLITAQKGYQRNRDLSALFMVGFYILNIIDANVDAALSQFNVDERLAFKPAIIKNDINLKNDFGVALNYSF; encoded by the coding sequence ATGCAGAACCAATTTATTCTTCTTTTTCTATTCTTAGGATTAACTACAATCTTTGCTCAGGGAAAAAATAAAAACATTTTAAAAGATTCTCTAAAATCGGAAACCATTGACCCGCTTCGTCCTGCAAAAGCTGCATTTTATTCGGCTGTTTTGCCTGGTTTAGGTCAGATCTACAATAAAAAATATTGGAAACTTCCTTTAGTTTATGGCGCAATCGGTACAAGTGCATATTTATACATTGATAATCAGAAAAACTACAATTTGTACAGAGATGAATATAAAAGCAGATTGGAAGGAAAAAAAAGTGATTCGGAATTTTTGGCTGGCTTAAGCGAAAGCCAATTAATTACGGCTCAAAAAGGCTATCAGAGAAATAGAGATTTATCTGCTTTATTTATGGTGGGTTTTTATATTTTAAATATAATCGATGCCAATGTTGATGCTGCTTTGTCTCAATTTAATGTAGATGAAAGATTAGCGTTTAAACCTGCAATCATAAAAAATGATATCAATTTAAAGAATGATTTTGGAGTTGCTCTGAATTATTCGTTTTAA
- a CDS encoding Ig-like domain-containing protein, which yields MKIKITPRLFHITKALVCFLLLFASSVYAQDPPQYGTPFAGVPDTRDVNMYQVHIRPFSANGDLAGVTARLDNIKALGTNVIYLMPIFPHGTDSRSSASPYCIKDFKAVGSEYGSLADLRTLVDGAHSRGMAVILDIAINGTSWDNVWIASHPEYYKRTGTTIQQLGNFSDIAALDLNSSATRAAIKDAMRYWIFAANIDGYRCDYANNPPLDFWSEVNSNLRSITSHNLLMLAEGDRQENFQVGFDMNYGDRWFHSGLYDIANGGPVSQRIQDQTTYEYAKATGNQQIVRYTGNHDTYTNDDGVRRPFVVFKNHNGIVANFLVSAYMRGVPFLMSGQEIDYEPKTDWPWTNFKFNWSQNPTAAADFAKILNFRTTSAAIRRGDLTTYANDDISIFTKTLGSEKVIVMSNLRNAAKSYVIPAALAGTYVNPYNNNASVTLTAGSTRNFAAYEYLVLTNTNAPVVAVTGVSVSPTTVTVGLGSTQQLNATIAPANATNQNVTWTSSNTAVATVNASGLVTAVAAGTTTITVKTVDGNKTATSAITVAAIPVSSVAVSPTSASLYAGNTQQLTATISPANATNKNVTWTSSNTAIATVNSSGLVTAVSAGTATITATTQDGNKTASATITVNPNTNFTVYFYKPSNWGTGIKIYYWNALPTGVLATVNWPGVNMTDDGNGWYSYTFTNVTSTNLIFNDGTNQTADLSRDKNGWYMNSAWYDSNPGTGVAVTSVSLSPTTASLNVGGTQQLTPTILPANATNKSVTYSSNNTAVATVNASGLITAVANGTATITVTTVDGNKTSTCLVSVTTASGGGNYYTIKNRWTGAYLSDAGTNTGYGTSVSGNNYKWQKIAIDATYFVLKNVATGELMNIEGQTGNVQCNITDTTFWSAQWSSDYIDGTWVRLRNRWQTGNIIHIENQTGAAQYGNSQDGWYSAQWQLEPTTVGTSKMALKVEEVSTTEPVIGIYPNPATNNVFNILMPELASGDVAEIFVSDLNGRTLLTERLSSSGQVNHHLSSGVYIVNIISKDFNVTKKLIVK from the coding sequence ATGAAAATCAAAATTACCCCTAGATTATTTCATATTACCAAAGCATTAGTTTGCTTTCTATTATTATTTGCAAGTTCAGTTTATGCGCAAGATCCTCCGCAATACGGAACACCTTTTGCCGGTGTGCCAGACACGAGAGATGTTAATATGTATCAAGTGCATATACGCCCTTTTAGTGCCAACGGAGATTTAGCCGGAGTAACTGCTAGATTAGACAATATAAAAGCACTGGGCACCAATGTTATTTATCTAATGCCTATTTTCCCACATGGTACCGATTCTCGCAGTTCGGCTTCACCCTATTGTATCAAAGATTTTAAAGCCGTGGGTTCTGAATATGGATCTTTAGCCGATTTAAGAACTTTGGTTGATGGCGCTCACAGCCGCGGAATGGCTGTAATTCTAGATATTGCCATCAATGGAACTTCTTGGGACAATGTCTGGATTGCTTCACATCCTGAATATTACAAGAGAACCGGCACAACAATTCAGCAATTAGGAAACTTCTCCGATATTGCGGCGCTTGATCTTAATAGTTCTGCTACACGAGCAGCCATAAAAGATGCCATGCGTTACTGGATTTTTGCTGCCAATATTGATGGTTACCGTTGCGATTATGCCAATAATCCGCCTTTAGATTTCTGGTCAGAAGTGAATTCAAATCTTCGAAGCATAACTTCTCATAATTTATTGATGCTAGCTGAAGGAGACAGGCAAGAAAACTTTCAAGTTGGTTTCGATATGAATTATGGAGACAGATGGTTTCATAGCGGTTTATATGATATTGCTAATGGAGGTCCTGTTTCTCAAAGAATCCAAGATCAGACAACTTATGAATATGCTAAAGCGACTGGAAATCAGCAAATCGTTAGATATACAGGTAACCATGATACTTATACCAATGATGATGGTGTGAGAAGACCATTTGTTGTATTTAAAAATCACAACGGAATTGTTGCCAATTTCTTGGTTTCGGCTTATATGAGAGGGGTTCCTTTTTTAATGAGCGGACAGGAAATAGATTACGAACCAAAAACCGATTGGCCTTGGACAAACTTTAAATTCAACTGGTCACAAAATCCAACGGCTGCTGCAGATTTTGCCAAAATCTTAAACTTTAGAACTACCAGTGCAGCAATCAGACGAGGTGATTTAACAACTTATGCCAACGATGACATTAGCATTTTTACAAAAACATTAGGCTCAGAAAAAGTCATTGTAATGTCGAATTTGAGAAATGCAGCTAAATCGTATGTTATTCCAGCAGCTTTGGCAGGAACTTATGTTAATCCTTATAACAATAATGCTTCGGTAACTTTAACTGCGGGTTCTACACGTAATTTTGCTGCATACGAATATTTAGTTTTAACCAATACAAATGCACCTGTTGTAGCGGTTACAGGAGTTTCTGTTAGTCCAACTACGGTAACTGTTGGTTTAGGATCAACACAGCAATTAAATGCGACAATTGCTCCAGCAAATGCAACCAATCAAAATGTAACTTGGACCTCAAGCAATACAGCTGTTGCAACTGTAAATGCTTCTGGTTTAGTTACGGCTGTTGCTGCAGGAACCACAACAATAACAGTAAAAACAGTTGACGGAAATAAAACAGCAACTTCGGCTATAACTGTTGCTGCAATTCCAGTTTCTTCTGTAGCAGTATCTCCTACCTCAGCAAGTTTGTATGCAGGAAATACACAACAGCTTACAGCGACAATCTCGCCTGCAAACGCAACGAACAAAAATGTAACTTGGACTTCAAGCAATACCGCAATTGCAACGGTAAATTCAAGCGGACTTGTAACAGCAGTTTCTGCAGGAACTGCAACGATTACAGCAACGACACAAGACGGAAACAAAACAGCTTCGGCTACAATTACGGTTAATCCGAATACCAATTTTACTGTTTATTTCTACAAACCATCAAATTGGGGAACTGGAATTAAAATCTACTATTGGAATGCTTTACCAACAGGAGTATTGGCAACTGTAAACTGGCCAGGAGTAAACATGACTGATGATGGAAATGGCTGGTACAGCTATACTTTTACCAATGTAACTTCAACCAATTTAATTTTCAATGATGGAACAAACCAAACAGCCGATTTAAGCAGAGATAAAAACGGATGGTACATGAACAGCGCTTGGTACGATTCTAATCCAGGAACTGGTGTTGCTGTTACTAGTGTTAGTTTAAGTCCCACGACAGCTTCATTAAACGTTGGTGGAACACAGCAATTAACCCCAACAATTCTTCCTGCAAATGCAACTAATAAATCGGTAACTTATAGTTCAAACAATACAGCTGTAGCCACTGTAAATGCTTCTGGTTTAATCACCGCTGTAGCGAATGGAACAGCAACAATTACTGTTACAACTGTTGACGGAAACAAAACTAGTACATGTCTGGTATCGGTTACAACTGCATCTGGCGGAGGAAATTATTATACAATCAAAAACAGATGGACTGGCGCTTATTTATCTGATGCAGGAACAAATACAGGTTACGGAACATCTGTTTCTGGCAACAATTACAAATGGCAAAAAATCGCAATTGATGCCACTTATTTTGTTCTTAAAAATGTTGCAACAGGAGAATTGATGAATATCGAAGGCCAGACAGGAAATGTACAGTGCAATATAACCGATACTACTTTCTGGAGCGCGCAATGGTCAAGTGATTATATTGACGGAACTTGGGTTCGTTTAAGAAATAGATGGCAGACAGGAAATATTATTCATATCGAAAACCAAACCGGTGCTGCACAATACGGAAATTCGCAAGACGGCTGGTACAGTGCGCAATGGCAATTGGAGCCAACAACAGTTGGAACATCAAAAATGGCTTTAAAAGTTGAAGAAGTTTCTACAACTGAACCAGTAATCGGTATTTACCCAAATCCAGCGACAAACAATGTATTTAATATTCTAATGCCAGAATTAGCAAGTGGAGATGTTGCAGAAATTTTCGTTTCTGATTTGAACGGAAGAACTCTTCTTACTGAAAGACTTTCTTCTTCAGGGCAAGTAAATCATCATTTATCTTCTGGAGTTTATATTGTAAATATTATTTCTAAAGATTTTAATGTGACCAAAAAACTGATTGTTAAATAA
- a CDS encoding glycoside hydrolase family 97 protein has protein sequence MNFQSRKILFQIRLDRKTALLFFLCLCSLAVKAQEITSPDKNLSLKFELKEGGIPSYQLSYKQKPVIKPSSLGLELQNMPSFLDGFTVTNTAQSSVDKSWNPVLGEEKTIRNHYNELVVTLAQAKNNNRFIRIRFRLFNDGLGFRYEFPKQNDLSYFVIKEERSQFNLAGNHKIFWIPGDYDTNEYAYTTSKISEIPSLMKKATIEINSQWPIAALSVQTPSMMKSDDGLYINIHEAGLINYPAMYLEVDPVNNKMISHLAPDAVGAKGYMQTDAQSPWRTIVVSDKATDILASKLILNLNEPTSYKDVSWIKPVKFIGIWWEYFVAGRSTWAFGKETNVKLTDDFTKLTPNGKHGATTERAKEYIDFAAKNGFDAILIEGWNIGWEDWINNWKEEVFDYVTAYPDFDVKAVHEYAASKGVKIIMHHETSGSATNYERRLDRAFQFMNDNGYDAVKTGYVGKIIPRGEHHDGQWMVNHYINVAKRAADYKIMIDSHEAVRPTGLNRTYPNWIAQESARGTEFESMGGLAPDHTTILPFTRLMGGPMDYTPGIFQTDLSYYGTGSSQRVNTTLVKQLAYYVTMYSPLQMAADIPGNYERFPDAFQFIKDVAVDWDNSYILEAEPGDYITIARKAKGKNEWFIGGITDENARTANISFDYLPAGKNFVATIYADAKEANWNQNPQKYTVTKFIVNSKTKLKQYLAPGGGVAISIKEGTAADLKGLKKL, from the coding sequence ATGAATTTTCAATCCCGAAAAATACTGTTCCAAATTCGTTTGGACAGGAAAACTGCGCTTTTATTTTTCCTCTGCCTTTGCTCTTTAGCGGTTAAAGCACAAGAAATAACTTCGCCAGACAAAAATCTTTCCTTAAAATTTGAATTGAAAGAAGGCGGAATTCCGTCTTATCAATTATCATACAAACAAAAACCGGTTATTAAACCTAGTTCTTTAGGTTTAGAACTTCAAAATATGCCTTCGTTTTTGGATGGTTTTACCGTTACAAATACAGCACAATCTTCTGTTGATAAAAGTTGGAATCCGGTTTTAGGTGAAGAAAAAACAATTCGAAATCATTATAACGAATTGGTTGTCACTTTAGCGCAAGCGAAAAACAATAACAGGTTTATTAGAATTCGTTTCCGTTTATTCAATGATGGATTAGGATTTAGATACGAATTCCCAAAACAAAATGACCTGAGCTATTTTGTAATTAAAGAAGAACGTTCGCAATTTAACTTAGCTGGAAATCATAAAATTTTCTGGATTCCAGGGGATTATGATACTAACGAATATGCGTATACAACTTCAAAAATTTCAGAGATTCCTTCGCTGATGAAAAAAGCTACTATCGAAATCAATTCGCAGTGGCCAATCGCAGCATTATCAGTACAAACGCCGTCAATGATGAAATCTGATGATGGTTTATACATCAACATTCACGAAGCAGGATTAATCAATTATCCGGCAATGTATCTTGAAGTTGATCCTGTAAACAATAAAATGATCAGTCATTTGGCGCCCGATGCTGTTGGAGCAAAAGGCTACATGCAAACCGATGCACAATCGCCTTGGAGAACTATTGTTGTAAGTGATAAAGCAACAGATATTTTAGCTTCAAAATTAATTCTGAATTTAAATGAACCAACAAGTTACAAAGACGTTTCATGGATTAAACCTGTAAAGTTCATCGGAATTTGGTGGGAATATTTTGTTGCAGGAAGAAGTACGTGGGCTTTTGGAAAAGAAACCAATGTAAAATTAACCGATGATTTTACCAAACTTACGCCAAACGGAAAACATGGAGCCACAACAGAACGTGCAAAAGAATACATTGATTTTGCTGCTAAAAATGGTTTCGATGCAATTCTTATCGAAGGATGGAATATTGGTTGGGAAGACTGGATTAATAACTGGAAAGAAGAAGTTTTTGATTACGTAACCGCTTATCCTGATTTTGATGTAAAAGCGGTTCATGAATATGCCGCTTCAAAAGGCGTAAAAATTATCATGCATCACGAAACTTCAGGATCGGCAACCAATTACGAACGCCGTTTGGATCGTGCTTTTCAGTTTATGAATGATAATGGTTATGATGCTGTAAAAACAGGATATGTTGGAAAAATCATTCCTCGTGGAGAACATCACGACGGACAATGGATGGTGAATCATTACATTAATGTCGCGAAACGTGCTGCCGATTACAAAATTATGATTGACAGCCACGAAGCCGTTCGTCCTACAGGATTAAACAGAACTTATCCAAACTGGATTGCTCAGGAATCAGCGCGCGGTACCGAGTTCGAATCTATGGGAGGATTAGCTCCAGATCATACTACAATTTTACCTTTTACAAGATTAATGGGTGGACCAATGGATTATACGCCTGGAATTTTCCAAACCGATCTTTCGTATTACGGAACCGGAAGTTCACAACGAGTAAACACGACTTTGGTAAAACAATTGGCTTATTATGTAACTATGTACAGTCCACTGCAAATGGCTGCTGATATTCCTGGAAATTATGAGCGTTTTCCAGATGCATTTCAGTTCATTAAAGATGTAGCTGTTGATTGGGATAACAGTTATATTTTGGAAGCTGAACCGGGAGATTATATTACAATTGCAAGAAAAGCAAAAGGCAAAAACGAGTGGTTTATTGGCGGAATTACAGATGAAAATGCAAGAACAGCAAACATTTCATTTGATTATTTACCTGCAGGGAAAAATTTCGTTGCCACTATTTATGCCGATGCTAAAGAGGCCAATTGGAATCAGAATCCACAAAAATATACGGTTACTAAATTTATCGTAAACTCAAAAACAAAATTAAAACAGTATTTAGCTCCAGGCGGAGGTGTTGCCATCAGCATCAAAGAAGGAACTGCTGCAGATTTAAAAGGATTGAAAAAATTATAG
- a CDS encoding alpha-amylase family glycosyl hydrolase, with protein MKSNSNIFLALLLSIAFVSCSSSEENPKPEPNPQPGNEYQQYGSPFDKVAANEDAVIYQVNVRSFSPEGNLKGVQKRLGDIQKLGANVIYLMPIYPVGKVKMAGKLGSPYSIKDYKTVNTDYGTLEDLRALVTEAHSKNMAVILDWVANHTSWDNQWITAHPDWYQKDASGNIIIPPGTNWQDVAQLNYTNVEMKKAMIDAMSYWVYNANIDGFRCDAADFVPMNFWSEAITAIRKIKNQRMILMAEGTRANHFDAGFDYTFGFAYFGALEKVFSEAQPASYLQTESSKEYGQLDASKRIVRYTTNHDVNLSDGTPLELFGGKKGSLAAFVIASSMKSVPMIYNGQEIGYNKRIDYFDNVPIDWSTADNDMLLEYQKIIAFRNSSEALRKGKLTGYSSNDVSAFTMETATDKVLIVANIKNKNVKYTAPTALANTNWTDALTGNQIAIGTEINLEAYQYLILKKQ; from the coding sequence ATGAAGTCTAACTCCAACATTTTTCTTGCTTTACTGCTTTCAATAGCTTTTGTATCGTGCAGTTCTTCTGAAGAAAATCCGAAACCCGAGCCAAATCCACAGCCTGGAAACGAATATCAGCAGTATGGATCACCATTTGATAAAGTTGCAGCCAATGAAGATGCCGTAATTTATCAGGTAAATGTGCGCTCTTTCAGTCCCGAAGGAAATTTAAAAGGTGTTCAGAAACGACTTGGAGATATTCAGAAACTAGGTGCAAATGTCATTTATCTAATGCCGATTTATCCTGTTGGAAAAGTAAAAATGGCTGGAAAATTAGGTTCACCGTATTCTATTAAAGACTACAAAACCGTTAATACCGATTACGGAACATTAGAAGATCTTCGAGCTTTAGTAACAGAAGCACACAGCAAAAATATGGCGGTGATTTTAGACTGGGTTGCCAATCATACTTCTTGGGACAACCAATGGATAACAGCACATCCAGACTGGTATCAAAAAGACGCTAGCGGCAACATTATCATTCCGCCAGGAACAAACTGGCAAGATGTAGCGCAGTTAAATTATACCAATGTCGAAATGAAAAAAGCAATGATCGATGCCATGTCTTATTGGGTTTATAATGCCAATATTGATGGTTTCAGATGTGATGCTGCCGATTTTGTTCCGATGAATTTCTGGTCAGAAGCGATTACTGCAATCCGTAAAATAAAGAATCAGAGGATGATTTTGATGGCAGAAGGCACTAGAGCCAATCATTTTGATGCAGGATTCGATTATACTTTTGGTTTTGCTTATTTCGGTGCTCTCGAAAAAGTATTTTCTGAAGCGCAGCCTGCAAGTTATCTTCAAACAGAAAGTTCTAAAGAATATGGGCAACTTGATGCTTCGAAACGCATTGTGCGCTATACCACAAACCACGATGTTAACCTTTCTGACGGAACTCCGCTTGAACTTTTTGGAGGCAAAAAAGGTTCTTTAGCCGCTTTTGTAATCGCATCAAGCATGAAATCTGTTCCTATGATTTATAACGGTCAAGAAATTGGGTATAACAAACGCATTGATTATTTTGACAATGTGCCAATCGATTGGTCGACTGCTGATAATGATATGCTTTTGGAATATCAAAAAATAATTGCCTTTAGAAATTCTAGTGAAGCGCTTCGAAAAGGAAAACTGACTGGTTACAGCAGTAATGATGTGAGTGCTTTTACCATGGAAACTGCAACCGATAAAGTTTTAATTGTTGCTAATATCAAAAATAAAAATGTAAAATATACTGCTCCAACTGCTTTGGCTAACACCAATTGGACAGATGCATTGACTGGAAATCAAATAGCAATTGGCACAGAAATCAATTTAGAAGCTTATCAATATTTAATCCTTAAAAAACAATAA